One stretch of Castor canadensis chromosome 14, mCasCan1.hap1v2, whole genome shotgun sequence DNA includes these proteins:
- the Fdx2 gene encoding ferredoxin-2, mitochondrial isoform X1 has protein sequence MAASMARGGVNAVFLLRAARGSWWSRSCEVAALVTTKKLWTTGSRQAGEEEAGGPERPGDVVNVVFVDRSGRRIPVSGRVGDDVLHLAQRHGVDLEGACEASLACSTCHVYVSEAHLDLLPPPEEREEDMLDMAPLLQENSRLGCQITLTPELEGAEFTLPKITRNFYVDGHVPKPH, from the exons ATGGCCGCCTCCATGGCTCGAGGCGGCGTGAATGCCGTGTTCTTGTTGCGGGCGGCCAGGGGCTCCTGGTGGAGCAGGTCCTGCGAAGTGGCGGCGCTGGTGACAACCAAAAAGCTCTGGACAACAG GCTCGCGCCAGGCTGGAGAGGAGGAGGCCGGCGGCCCGGAGCGGCCCGGGGACGT GGTGAACGTGGTGTTTGTGGATCGCTCCGGCCGGCGGATCCCGGTGAGCGGAAGAGTTggggatgatgttctccatctGGCCCAGCGCCACGGTGTGGACCTGGAAG GGGCCTGCGAAGCCTCCCTGGCATGCTCCACCTGCCACGTGTATGTGAGCGAGGCCCACCTGGATCTTCTGCCCCCGCCTGAGGAGAG GGAGGAGGACATGCTGGACATGGCCCCCTTACTGCAGGAGAATTCGAGGCTGGGCTGCCAGATCACCCTGACCCCTGAACTGGAGGGCGCAGAATTCACCCTGCCCAAGATCACCAGGAACTTCTATGTGGATGGCCATGTCCCCAAGCCCCACTGA
- the Fdx2 gene encoding ferredoxin-2, mitochondrial isoform X2, with product MAASMARGGVNAVFLLRAARGSWWSRSCEVAALVTTKKLWTTGSRQAGEEEAGGPERPGDVVNVVFVDRSGRRIPVSGRVGDDVLHLAQRHGVDLEGACEASLACSTCHVYVSEAHLDLLPPPEERPPWLQGQDLKEEPSCQPGPRHRQT from the exons ATGGCCGCCTCCATGGCTCGAGGCGGCGTGAATGCCGTGTTCTTGTTGCGGGCGGCCAGGGGCTCCTGGTGGAGCAGGTCCTGCGAAGTGGCGGCGCTGGTGACAACCAAAAAGCTCTGGACAACAG GCTCGCGCCAGGCTGGAGAGGAGGAGGCCGGCGGCCCGGAGCGGCCCGGGGACGT GGTGAACGTGGTGTTTGTGGATCGCTCCGGCCGGCGGATCCCGGTGAGCGGAAGAGTTggggatgatgttctccatctGGCCCAGCGCCACGGTGTGGACCTGGAAG GGGCCTGCGAAGCCTCCCTGGCATGCTCCACCTGCCACGTGTATGTGAGCGAGGCCCACCTGGATCTTCTGCCCCCGCCTGAGGAGAG ACCACCATGGCTCCAGGGCCAGGACTTGAAGGAAGAGCCAAGTTGCCAGCCGGGCCCAAGGCACAGACAGACCTGA
- the Zglp1 gene encoding GATA-type zinc finger protein 1 isoform X1: MCPWGSGLSPTPASAGPPALPARPPPPAPGLRPGTPSSWGRGPAPAAAEGSGAIVLALGPEGCTGGPRKTRLEARRHRGDPAGPAPPRELLAPPCLDPESSPPGPSAQREPRPLRCVRPGGRSLWPACQDSVSLCFLQETEEGLQSPIPDTQALAPCWESVALGTLDTLTMVRSSKNRQASVSHKCHRLECHQRPPQRRRRKQPKPSKSSEKVDPGFKGVTLRFQIKPDASLQIVPTYSLPGSSHSRGPPASPARAPEPSPRMSEALDPPGPRRCASCRTQRTPLWRDAEDGTPLCNACGIRYKKYGTRCSSCWLVPRKSVQPKRLCGRCGLSLSPHHGPTQEA, translated from the exons ATGTGTCCTTGGGGGTCTGGTCTCAGTCCTACACCTGCATCTGCTGGACCTCCGGCTCTGCccgcccgccccccgccccccgccccgggCCTGAGGCCTGGGACCCCCTCTTCCTGGGGAAGAGGCCCCGCCCCTGCAGCTGCGGAAGGATCTGGAGCGATCGTGCTTGCCCTTGGCCCTGAGGGGTGCACAGGTGGCCCGAGGAAGACCCGCCTGGAAGCAAGGCGGCACCGAGGGGACCCCGCTGGCCCCGCCCCACCCAG GGAGCTGCTGGCGCCTCCTTGTCTGGACCCCGAGTCGTCGCCCCCGGGACCCTCAGCGCAGCGCGAGCCGCGGCCCCTGAGATGCGTCAGACCCGGTGGCAG GTCCCTCTGGCCTGCATGCCAGGACTCTGTCAGTCTGTGCTTCCTCCAAGAGACAGAAGAGGGGCTTCAGTCCCCGATCCCGGACACCCAGGCCTTGGCACCCTGCTGGGAGTCGGTGGCCCTGGGTACTTTGGACACCCTGACTATGGTCAGGAGCTCTAAGAACAGGCAGGCCTCAGTCAGCCACAAGTGCCACCGCCTGGAGTGCCACCAGCGTCCACCCCAGAGAAGACGTCGGAAGCAGCCGAAACCCAGCAAGAGCAGTGAGAAGGTGGACCCTGGGTTCAAGGGGGTGACTCTGAGGTTTCAGATAAAGCCAGATGCCAGCCTACAGATCGTACCCACCTACAG CCTGCCTGGCAGCAGCCATTCTCGGGGACCCCCCGCCAGTCCTGCCAGGGCCCCTGAGCCCAGTCCCCGAATGAGCGAGGCCTTGG ACCCTCCAGGGCCCCGACGCTGTGCTTCCTGTAGGACACAGAGGACCCCACTCTGGAGAGATGCAGAAGATGGGACACCCCTGTGCAATGCCTGTGGCATCAG GTACAAGAAATATGGCACCCGCTGCTCCAGTTGCTGGCTGGTGCCAAGAAAAAGTGTGCAGCCCAAGAGACTGTGTGGCAGGTGTGGGTTGTCTCTGAGCCCCCATCACGGCCCAACTCAAGAAGCATAA
- the Zglp1 gene encoding GATA-type zinc finger protein 1 isoform X2 yields MEADRTPDLLLLRELLAPPCLDPESSPPGPSAQREPRPLRCVRPGGRSLWPACQDSVSLCFLQETEEGLQSPIPDTQALAPCWESVALGTLDTLTMVRSSKNRQASVSHKCHRLECHQRPPQRRRRKQPKPSKSSEKVDPGFKGVTLRFQIKPDASLQIVPTYSLPGSSHSRGPPASPARAPEPSPRMSEALDPPGPRRCASCRTQRTPLWRDAEDGTPLCNACGIRYKKYGTRCSSCWLVPRKSVQPKRLCGRCGLSLSPHHGPTQEA; encoded by the exons ATGGAGGCCGATCGCACCCCGGACTTGCTGCTCCTCAGGGAGCTGCTGGCGCCTCCTTGTCTGGACCCCGAGTCGTCGCCCCCGGGACCCTCAGCGCAGCGCGAGCCGCGGCCCCTGAGATGCGTCAGACCCGGTGGCAG GTCCCTCTGGCCTGCATGCCAGGACTCTGTCAGTCTGTGCTTCCTCCAAGAGACAGAAGAGGGGCTTCAGTCCCCGATCCCGGACACCCAGGCCTTGGCACCCTGCTGGGAGTCGGTGGCCCTGGGTACTTTGGACACCCTGACTATGGTCAGGAGCTCTAAGAACAGGCAGGCCTCAGTCAGCCACAAGTGCCACCGCCTGGAGTGCCACCAGCGTCCACCCCAGAGAAGACGTCGGAAGCAGCCGAAACCCAGCAAGAGCAGTGAGAAGGTGGACCCTGGGTTCAAGGGGGTGACTCTGAGGTTTCAGATAAAGCCAGATGCCAGCCTACAGATCGTACCCACCTACAG CCTGCCTGGCAGCAGCCATTCTCGGGGACCCCCCGCCAGTCCTGCCAGGGCCCCTGAGCCCAGTCCCCGAATGAGCGAGGCCTTGG ACCCTCCAGGGCCCCGACGCTGTGCTTCCTGTAGGACACAGAGGACCCCACTCTGGAGAGATGCAGAAGATGGGACACCCCTGTGCAATGCCTGTGGCATCAG GTACAAGAAATATGGCACCCGCTGCTCCAGTTGCTGGCTGGTGCCAAGAAAAAGTGTGCAGCCCAAGAGACTGTGTGGCAGGTGTGGGTTGTCTCTGAGCCCCCATCACGGCCCAACTCAAGAAGCATAA